Proteins encoded by one window of Pirellulales bacterium:
- a CDS encoding diphosphate--fructose-6-phosphate 1-phosphotransferase, whose protein sequence is MPKPRNMVVAQSGGPSAVINNSLRGIIETARQMSEIGAVYGARHGIEGVLKEELLDLSAQDAEEVSLLRFTPAAGSIGTCRYKLKPAQTEDFTRTIEVLKAHGIGYFLYIGGNDSMDTAHKIAALARERGLDLIAVGVPKTIDNDVGDSEFKLVDHTPGYGSTAKYWMHMVQNANEENAGSSPADPVLVMQAMGRKIGYIPAAARLADPAREMPLQIYLAESPCTLAQLANNVNDELKKSGRCVVVISEGFDVGDIGAMKDSFGHTSFSASQLTVGQIVVNHLNKVGLAAKGAARGNVPGTDQRHATAYASTVDLEEAYRSGQMAALLAARGEGGFMATILREPGTIYSARYDKVPLEKVAAADRTFPKHWIAKNGCDVTDDFVRYCRPLVGDDMVSLPMLDGRQRLTKFKPIYAEQKLPKYIPQADRKK, encoded by the coding sequence ATGCCCAAACCTCGCAATATGGTCGTGGCCCAAAGTGGCGGGCCCAGTGCCGTTATCAATAACAGCCTGCGCGGCATCATCGAAACCGCGCGCCAAATGTCCGAAATTGGCGCCGTGTACGGAGCTCGGCATGGCATCGAAGGCGTATTGAAAGAGGAATTGCTCGATCTCTCTGCGCAGGATGCAGAGGAAGTTTCGCTCCTGCGGTTTACTCCGGCCGCCGGCTCCATTGGCACTTGCCGCTACAAGCTCAAGCCGGCACAGACGGAAGATTTCACTCGCACCATTGAAGTTCTGAAAGCCCACGGCATTGGCTACTTTTTGTACATCGGCGGCAACGATTCGATGGACACCGCCCATAAAATTGCCGCCCTGGCGCGCGAGCGTGGGCTGGATCTCATCGCCGTCGGCGTGCCCAAAACCATCGACAACGACGTGGGCGACAGCGAATTCAAACTGGTCGATCACACGCCCGGCTATGGCAGCACCGCTAAATACTGGATGCACATGGTGCAAAATGCCAACGAAGAAAACGCCGGAAGCTCGCCGGCCGATCCGGTGCTGGTGATGCAAGCCATGGGACGCAAAATCGGTTATATTCCGGCAGCTGCCCGGCTGGCTGATCCAGCTCGCGAAATGCCGCTGCAAATCTATTTGGCCGAAAGTCCCTGCACGCTGGCCCAACTTGCCAACAACGTAAACGACGAGTTGAAAAAATCGGGGCGCTGTGTGGTCGTCATTAGCGAAGGGTTCGATGTGGGGGACATCGGCGCAATGAAAGATTCCTTCGGCCATACTTCGTTCAGTGCCAGCCAACTTACTGTGGGGCAGATCGTGGTCAATCACTTGAACAAAGTCGGACTGGCCGCCAAAGGCGCGGCCCGGGGCAATGTTCCCGGCACCGATCAGCGCCATGCCACGGCCTATGCTTCGACCGTCGACCTGGAAGAAGCTTACCGCAGCGGCCAAATGGCTGCGCTGTTGGCCGCCCGCGGCGAAGGGGGCTTCATGGCTACCATTTTGCGCGAGCCCGGTACAATTTACTCAGCCCGGTACGATAAAGTGCCGCTGGAAAAAGTGGCCGCCGCCGATCGCACGTTCCCCAAGCATTGGATCGCCAAAAACGGCTGTGATGTCACCGACGATTTTGTCCGTTACTGCCGCCCACTAGTCGGTGACGACATGGTCTCGCTCCCCATGCTGGACGGTCGTCAGCGGCTGACAAAGTTCAAACCGATTTATGCCGAACAGAAGTTGCCCAAGTATATTCCTCAAGCCGATCGCAAGAAATAA
- a CDS encoding HAD hydrolase-like protein → MIDFTPKHKFLVGIDSDGCAFDTMELKHKECFIPQIINHYGLQGVSKYAREAAEFVNLYSKSRGINRFPALIETLEWLQLRPEVQARGVKITMPQGLVEWIKVETKLANPALAKAAETSGHPDLQQAIAWSKEVNEAVEKIVRWVPPFPFVRESLEKLKAHADLLVVSATPTEALKREWEEHDLAKYVVAICGQELGTKKELLGVSKKYDAHHTLMIGDAPGDYKAAQANHALYFPINPGAEEVSWKRFHDEGIERFLKGTFAGEYQQKLLAEFESYLPDRPPWEKKS, encoded by the coding sequence ATGATCGACTTCACGCCCAAGCACAAATTCCTCGTTGGCATCGACAGCGACGGCTGCGCTTTCGACACGATGGAGTTGAAGCACAAGGAGTGCTTCATTCCGCAAATCATCAACCACTACGGTCTGCAGGGCGTCAGCAAGTACGCCCGTGAGGCGGCGGAGTTTGTGAATTTGTATTCCAAAAGCCGCGGCATCAATCGGTTTCCCGCGCTCATCGAAACCTTGGAGTGGCTACAACTGCGGCCGGAAGTGCAAGCCCGGGGCGTTAAAATCACCATGCCGCAGGGTTTGGTCGAGTGGATTAAAGTCGAAACCAAGCTTGCCAATCCGGCGCTGGCCAAAGCGGCGGAAACTTCCGGCCATCCCGATCTCCAGCAGGCCATCGCTTGGAGCAAGGAAGTAAACGAAGCGGTGGAAAAAATCGTTCGCTGGGTGCCGCCGTTTCCGTTCGTGCGCGAAAGTTTGGAAAAACTGAAAGCACATGCCGATTTGCTCGTGGTTTCCGCCACGCCCACCGAGGCGCTGAAGCGCGAATGGGAAGAGCACGATTTGGCAAAATACGTGGTCGCCATTTGCGGCCAGGAATTAGGCACGAAGAAGGAACTGCTGGGCGTTTCCAAAAAATACGATGCCCACCACACGCTAATGATCGGCGATGCTCCCGGCGATTACAAAGCGGCCCAAGCTAACCACGCCTTGTATTTCCCGATCAATCCCGGCGCGGAAGAAGTCAGTTGGAAGCGCTTCCACGATGAAGGCATCGAGCGCTTTCTCAAAGGCACTTTTGCCGGCGAGTATCAGCAAAAATTATTGGCCGAATTTGAATCCTACTTGCCCGATCGACCGCCGTGGGAGAAAAAATCGTGA
- a CDS encoding DUF1559 domain-containing protein produces MKTPGRRDSRQFAFTLVELLVVIAIIGILVALLFPAVQSSRESARLLQCANHLKQLGVALHNYESARHCLPPGSESRQYDALTPYTFYRWSALAHLMPYMELAAVHNSLDFSVPLYSAGFQVFPQNRAAVALLIPDFLCPCDTGQPVSPVFGPTNYAACAGSGVGGGTPFETDGVFYINSKTRTNQITSGLSKTAAMSESILGQAVPFGTSRSQANPRFVYAFTFTTPLSETACGSTITYNVSDPRGFAWANGEFRSAMYNHYLPPNSQNLDCIASRLGGSLAEIDSAYGWRTARSLHLGGVNLLLADGSVHFETDTIDPAVWKAMSLRASEASRPQ; encoded by the coding sequence ATGAAAACGCCCGGCCGTCGAGATTCGCGCCAGTTTGCCTTTACGCTGGTGGAATTGCTCGTCGTCATCGCCATCATTGGCATTTTGGTCGCGCTTTTGTTTCCCGCGGTCCAATCTTCTCGCGAAAGCGCCCGGCTGCTGCAATGTGCCAACCATCTTAAGCAGTTAGGCGTGGCATTGCACAATTATGAATCGGCGCGGCATTGCCTGCCGCCTGGGTCAGAATCGCGGCAGTACGATGCGCTGACGCCCTATACATTTTACCGCTGGTCGGCGTTGGCCCACTTGATGCCGTACATGGAGCTGGCGGCGGTTCATAATTCGCTCGATTTTTCAGTGCCGCTGTACAGCGCAGGCTTTCAAGTATTTCCCCAGAACCGAGCGGCGGTGGCGCTGTTGATCCCGGACTTTCTTTGTCCCTGCGACACGGGGCAGCCCGTTTCCCCAGTTTTCGGGCCCACCAATTACGCAGCTTGCGCTGGATCGGGCGTGGGCGGCGGCACGCCGTTTGAAACCGACGGCGTGTTCTACATCAACTCCAAAACTCGCACGAATCAAATCACGAGCGGATTGAGTAAAACCGCTGCGATGTCGGAAAGCATTCTTGGTCAGGCGGTGCCATTTGGAACGAGCCGCAGCCAAGCGAACCCGCGTTTTGTTTACGCTTTCACGTTCACGACGCCGCTGTCGGAAACCGCTTGCGGCTCAACCATCACCTATAATGTTTCCGATCCGCGCGGTTTTGCCTGGGCCAACGGTGAGTTCCGCTCCGCCATGTACAATCATTATTTGCCCCCGAATTCGCAAAATTTGGATTGCATTGCCTCGCGGCTTGGCGGATCGCTTGCGGAAATTGATTCCGCTTATGGTTGGCGCACCGCCCGCAGCTTACATTTGGGCGGCGTAAACTTGCTATTAGCAGACGGCTCGGTGCACTTTGAAACCGACACCATCGATCCGGCGGTGTGGAAAGCAATGTCCCTCCGCGCTAGCGAAGCGTCCAGGCCGCAATAA
- a CDS encoding serine/threonine-protein kinase, with amino-acid sequence MSQAHPIGETASIGIGSGAAGSAEKTSFDLDLSGRQLGDYRLLRRLGRGAMADVYLAEQGSLRRQVAFKALKRELANDHTYVRRFHMEAQAAASLVQANIVQIYEVGCIEGCHYIAQEYVEGQNLSQYISRNGAPPVKLSLALMRQVAAALCKAADRGIVHRDIKPENIMMARSGEVKVADFGLARIGTGEEESLKLTQVGITMGTPLYMSPEQVEGRQLDPRSDIYSLGVTCYHMLAGQPPFRGDTALSVAIQHVRTQPERLENIRPDLPPALCRIIHKMLAKDTAQRQQGPRELLHELRALQIEGIDMQWPAELDELSTVESVALAQASWAATQRLQTVMNSHAMLQNDRRWLWYAAAGSLVALFVGASAAWALHGSFLLEVPASQVPKVQLQGSPADQYWAAQSLGTEAAWESIINNPGNFGDRLYVPMAEVELALKYLKTFDQGDRDKALHLFEHLAKDYPNDDVQWRADGLAGQAIVLSLDGNYQESLAKILELDKFLNTIPNATTGRQTYNPRYFNSDILRDLRSVIAINDKKLGDAATKATKDFQQKLDTLMEEPGS; translated from the coding sequence ATGAGCCAGGCACACCCCATCGGTGAAACGGCCTCCATCGGCATCGGCAGCGGCGCCGCGGGCAGTGCCGAAAAAACCAGCTTCGACCTCGATCTTTCCGGACGCCAATTGGGCGATTATCGCTTGCTGCGCCGTCTGGGGCGCGGGGCCATGGCCGATGTGTATTTAGCCGAGCAAGGTTCGCTCCGCCGGCAAGTGGCGTTCAAAGCACTTAAGCGCGAGCTGGCGAACGATCATACGTACGTTCGCCGCTTTCACATGGAAGCTCAGGCTGCAGCGTCGCTGGTGCAGGCCAACATCGTGCAAATTTATGAAGTGGGTTGCATCGAGGGCTGTCATTATATTGCCCAAGAATATGTGGAAGGTCAAAACCTTTCGCAATATATTAGCCGCAACGGCGCTCCGCCGGTAAAGTTGTCGCTGGCACTCATGCGGCAAGTCGCAGCAGCGCTATGCAAAGCCGCCGATCGCGGCATTGTTCACCGCGACATTAAGCCGGAAAACATCATGATGGCCCGCAGCGGCGAAGTGAAAGTAGCCGATTTCGGCCTGGCCCGGATCGGCACCGGCGAGGAAGAATCGCTGAAGCTCACGCAAGTGGGCATTACGATGGGCACGCCGCTGTATATGAGCCCGGAGCAAGTGGAGGGGCGGCAGCTTGATCCGCGTAGCGACATCTACAGTTTGGGCGTAACGTGTTATCACATGTTGGCTGGTCAGCCGCCGTTTCGCGGCGACACCGCGCTGAGCGTGGCCATTCAGCATGTTCGCACGCAGCCGGAGCGGCTGGAAAATATACGGCCCGATTTGCCGCCGGCGTTGTGCCGCATCATTCACAAAATGTTGGCGAAAGACACTGCCCAGCGCCAGCAGGGTCCGCGCGAATTGTTGCACGAACTGCGCGCGCTGCAAATCGAAGGCATCGACATGCAGTGGCCCGCCGAGTTGGACGAGCTGAGCACCGTGGAATCGGTCGCGCTGGCTCAGGCGAGTTGGGCAGCTACCCAGCGGCTCCAAACCGTCATGAACAGCCATGCCATGCTGCAAAACGATCGCCGCTGGCTGTGGTATGCCGCAGCCGGTTCGCTGGTGGCTTTGTTCGTGGGCGCTAGTGCCGCGTGGGCCTTGCACGGTTCGTTCCTGCTGGAGGTGCCGGCCTCCCAAGTACCGAAAGTGCAGCTGCAAGGTAGCCCGGCAGATCAATATTGGGCCGCCCAGAGCCTGGGAACGGAAGCAGCCTGGGAAAGCATCATCAATAACCCCGGCAACTTCGGCGATCGGCTATATGTGCCTATGGCCGAGGTAGAACTCGCTTTGAAATACCTCAAAACCTTCGACCAAGGGGACCGCGATAAGGCGCTGCACCTGTTCGAGCATTTGGCGAAAGACTATCCCAACGATGATGTTCAATGGCGTGCCGACGGTCTGGCTGGACAAGCCATTGTTCTTTCACTGGACGGCAATTATCAAGAGAGCCTGGCAAAAATTTTAGAGTTGGATAAATTTTTGAACACGATTCCGAATGCGACCACCGGCCGACAGACTTACAATCCACGCTACTTCAATTCCGACATTCTCCGCGATCTCCGCAGCGTGATTGCCATCAACGACAAAAAGTTGGGTGATGCCGCCACGAAGGCCACCAAAGATTTTCAGCAAAAGCTCGACACACTCATGGAAGAACCCGGCAGCTAA